The Allocoprobacillus halotolerans nucleotide sequence GTTCTTCAATCATATATCTTGACATATCATGATAGATATTATCAATCATTTTTTGAATTGCAAAATAATCATGTGTCATTTCATAATCAATCAAATGTTCTCTTATTTGATTCATATCCTGATGAGAAATTTTAAGTATTTGATTATGCTCATTATAACGATGATAATCTTCTAAATATTCTTCTACCACTTGTTGATACTCTTTTTCTGAATAATCAATTTGCGTTTGTAATGCAATAAACTGTTCTTGTTTTTGACTTTCATCATTTTCATAAAATGCAATATGTTGAGATTGATTTTCATAATCTTTCCATAAAGTTATTCCCTCATCAATCTGTTTCATATGATTTTGTAAAACTTGACGTGTATAGGCAAATTCAAAATTTTTCTTTTTGTTTTCAAAACATTCTTTAATCGCTAGATGCTCACTTAAAGATAAAGAAACATCTAGTTCATTCATTTCCTGTAAAATCTTTTGACAAGCATATTCTTTTTGATCGATGATATTTTGATATTCATCAATACGCTGAATCAAATCTTGATATAATTCTTCTTTTTGTTCACAATTCATCTTTTTCTTATCTAACTCTCTTTGATATTCAATAAGTTCTTGATTATACTCCCTGATTGATTCTATCCATGCTTCAATATCACTACTTTTAATAGAAGCGAGTTCATTTCTTTTCACTTCATAATCAATTTTATTTTTATCTAATTTTTGATGATTATTGACTAAATCTTGTTGAAAATGACTTTTATCTCTTTCTTTTTGTTTAATCGTTTGATTTATCTGTTGATATGAACATTGTTCTTTAGCATATTTTGTCCATTTTTCTAACAAAAGAATTTGATTATAAGTTTGATATATTGTTTTTAATTTTTGAGCAGCCTGAAGACTTTGTTTCAATAATTCTAATTGATCTTGGAGATTATCCATATTCATAATGGCTTCACTCATCGGTCTTAAATCTTCATCACTTAATGGTTGCAAAGATGAAGCTAATATTTCATTAATCTTTTGTGGTGATAAAGAATTGCTTAATTTAGGAGAACGAAGTTGTAGAAGTAAACCAATGGCATCACTATAATCCTGCAAACTTTCAAAACCAAATAAAGCATCATTCACACGCTTCATATATTCTTTTTGTGATTTGATTACCTGATCTCCTAAAATATTTTTCAATTGCTTTTCACTTAATGTCAATTGATTTTCCATCAATTGAAAATCTATTTGAATTCGACGATTATCTTCAATTACAAAATACCATGGATCCAACGGTTTCCCTTTTCTGGCACGTAATCCCATTCCAATTGTTTTATACAGTTCGCTATCTTCTCTTTTAAATTCTAAATAAAGATAGCCAATGCGTTCTTCTCGTGAAGAATTTTCATCAATCAAATATGTTTCCATCTTTCTTGAACGCGTTCCAAAAGGATCAAGTCTTTCACTGCTTTTATTACCATCTAACAATAATGGAATAAAACTTTGCATAGTGACTGATTTTCCACTTCCATTACTTCCTCGTAAAAGCATATGTCCATTTTCAAATTCAAAAACTTCATTTTCATAACACCAAAAATCAACCAATCCCATTTTATTCATATGCCAACGACTTAAACTCATGATGCACCCTCCTCAAATTCTCCTGTCAATTTTGCGACAACAGGATAAAAAACAATTTCTTCATCTTGCTGGGACATAAAGCCTATTTCCATAAAACGTTGATAAACCATATCAACGAGTTGATCAAGACTCTTTTGTCTATATGTAGCTGGTAAATAAGACAGCTGTTTTTGAATAACAATTTTAAATCTTTTTAAAATTCTTTCCTTTCCATCTATATAAAGTTCTCTATCATCAATTTTATAATCTCCATTTTTTATACCTTTACGAATTTGACTGCAACAAAGAACAACCAATTCATCTAAAGCATTTGATTTAGGAAACATTTGACCGACTTTCACATCATCATCTAAAATAAGAAAAGCACTTGATTCATAAACCTGCAAATCACATGGAAAAAACTGTTGCAAATCTTTTTCAATACTTTTTCTATATCTACGTATATATGAAAAATCATCATTCTCATCATCTTCACGATAAATTCCACAAGATAATAAAAGACGTCGATAGACACGTTGAATACGAATAAGACCTCTATCTTGATTATCATTAGAAATCCATTCATTTTCCATCACATCTTGAGGATATGTCCATTCAAAAACATCAGCTGTAAAATTTCTCATAAAATATCTTGATAATCCAGTATTTTCAAATAAAACCTCAACAAATTGATCTTGCATAAAATGATCACTATTTCCATCATCTTGAATAATCAATTGTTCTTTAATACAAAATTTTAAAACATTCACAAGCATCTTACGGTGTTTAAATTGAAGCCAGTAATTTTCATCAACCCCTAATTGTATTTGTACAAATTCACATAGATGTGATAGTATAAACTGCTCTTCAACTTCTTTATCTTCAAGAAATGTTAAAATATAACAAAAAATTTGATATTCTTCCACATACTGAAATTGAGTGATTCCCATCCAGGGTTCCCCTTTTCCTGGTGTTTTATCTAAACGGATAAATTGAGGATGAGAAACCAAAGAAAAACCAGCCTTTTCCTGAAAAAGATTTCTTAACTCTTTAATATGATCTTTAATTTGATAATAACGTTCTTGATCATTACGCTTCAGTACCCACCTTTGCGAAAGTAAAATTTCTTTATTATTCATGACTTTTCTCCTTAAAAATAATTTTAAATTGTGGCATGATAAACCTTCCATCTAAACACTGCACTTCACACATATGATGTGATTGGCTTTTATCAATTAAATAAACTCTCCCATCATCTGTTTTTGATGATAATGATTCTTGTCCTAATGCTTTTGACAACCACATTAAAAGTGTTTTTCTCGTATTTGAGTCAATCACAGGTAAAGATGAAAAATCTATTTGATTATCAACAATCAGTTCTTGAATTTTATCCATTTGTTTAGCATATTCAGCTTCAATCATCAATTGTTGTTCCATACGTTCAAACTTATAATCTTGTGCTGGTTTTCTCACTGTCTTTTTTCTAACTATACGTGAATGAGGATCAAATTGGATATAAGATGGGTGATCTTGATAAACACCCATATGAATATCTTCACTTAGACGTCGAGAAATATAGTTGAGATGCAAACAATCTTCTACCCCAAAAATATAGGCACTCATACAATGGGCTTCATTTACATCCTGACATTTCTTAAATATTTCAGCAATATGCAAATACTGTTCTTTACGATGTGAACCTCGATTTATCATTTCAGATATTTGTTGAGCATAACGAGTCATTTTACGAATAATCTCATTAGATATATCATACAAATGATCTACTTCATTATATCCATCCTGTCCAACAAACCAATAAAACAAACTTAACCACTTATCTTTAAAATTTTGATAAATATCCTCTCTATTTAATTCTCGACCAATACGTGGAATAGAAAGTTCATAATCAGTAGCTTTTTGAAAAATCAACTCCAAATCATCATAATCAATATTCTTGATGAGACTTGAAATCAAACTCCCAGTGTTTTGCATTGTCATGACAAACTCTCTTAAATACATGATTATTTTATCTTTATAAACTAAAAATTCAGTTGTTTTCATTAATTCTTCTGCTTTGGCACTATTCAATGTTTTAATATAATCTTGATAATTTTGATTTAATCTTACAAAGTCATTCATCAATAAATTCAACCATCCATTAACATCAACACTTTCTTTTTTGACAATTTCTTTTACCTGAGATAATTGTTGATAAATTCTTTCTAATAAAGTTGGTTCTAATGATGCTCCTTCAATTTCTAAATTTTCTAATCTTAATGTCATTCTCTCAATCTCAACTGTATATTCACTTAATTGATAACGATACTTTTTATTTTTGAAGTCATCAATTGTTCTGACTTTATTACTATCTTGACTGGCGGTTAAGTTTTGCCATTGGGTAAGTTGTTGCAAATCTTGTTGACATTGTTCTAAGGTATAATCCTGATAACCATCTATTTGTCTTATTTCATCATAAACTTCTTCTTTATGAATCCAGTAATGAATTTTTTCATATTCTAAAAAGAAGTATCTAATAATTAAACGATACCTATCGACATTATCCGCTCTTAAATAATTGACTTCTTTGATTGGCTTCACTAACTTATCATAAACTTTCATGAACTTCCTCCACATTCCATATTACAAATTTCATTATACTCATTATGTCATCACTATCGCAATAAGATTCGACGTTTTCTCAACAAAAAAAATGATATGAACATCATATCATCTTTGTTACTATTTTTGCAATGTCTTTTCATTAAAGAAAAATTCTGGTCCATTTTCAATACACTTTTCCACTGGAATAAATTGATTAATAAAATGGAAATAGCCATTTTTACCAAGCTCTTTTTCAAATTTATCAATACTTACCAATATTCTTGATAAACAAAGAAAGACATTTTTAAAAATATAATCAAACTGTGTTTCATCTTTTAAATCAACATATTGTGATAAATAATCATAAAGTTGTGGATTCATATAAGGATTACATATTTTTTCTAAACCATCAGCTAAGGATAAAATATCTTCATGAGCATAATCAGTATAATCACTTGTATAATGATTTTTTAAATCAAGCAAACGATTTATCACGATATGAATAATTTTTTCGCTTCTAAAGCATTAATACGATATAATTCATAAAGAACAAGCAAATGTGATTCAATAACAAAAAGTTCATCTTCATGTTCTTCTACATCTGATTTAAGTTTCCCATATTGTCTTTGGATATTTCTTAAATTTTTTCGTTCTTCTTGCGCGTCAAATTCATATTCACCAGGAACGTGATAGACAGGAACAAGTTCATCTAAAAATGCTTTCCATTTTTCTTCGCTATATGGATTCTCTTCATTATAATTTGCTTTAATATACATTTCTAAATAAAAAGCTAATAATTCTTTCGATCTTTCATCGCTCATTCCCTGTTCAAGAATTTGATGATAAAATTTGACTGTGTTGACTTCTATATCGTCAGTTAACTGTTTTTCAATAACTTCCACTAAAGTTGCTCTTAAATAATCTCTATCTGTCATTCGTTATTCCTCCATTATTTCATCTTTAAAATTTTTATATTTATCTTGAAGTGATTGTCTAGGTTCAATATGTTGTTTATTTATTCCATATTCATAAGCATCAACCCATTCTTCTTTTGAAAAGAAATAATATATTAACATTAAGACTTTATATAAAGCAATTTCTTTATCTTTACTTTCATTTTTAAAATAATATTGAAGTGCTTCTTCTAAAGAACAGTCATGAAAAATAAAAACCAGATCATTCATTTCTTCAAGTAGAGAAGTGGCTTCATAAAGACGATCATCATAACGTCTTAATGATGATATAAATTGCTTTTGTGATTGAATGAATTTTTGACCATAGGAAATAACCATATCTCGATATTTCAACTCTTGAATATGAAAATTCAAAACACCATATAACATAATATGTAAACATTCATTGCTTAGATAACAATGTGTCGCAGCATTAACCATTTCACGTATAGTTTCTTCATTGATTTCAAGTTGCATTTGACGTACAAGATACTGATCATATAATTCTTCTTGAGCTATACCAACAGATGCAAAAGGGTTTTCACTTGAAAAAATATAATGACCACATCCATAGGACAGCATTTTATAAAGTTCTTTGATATATAAAACAGCATTTGAATAATGTGGGTTATCCGGTGTCACTGCAAGTAAAGTTTTTAAATATCTTTTGACTTTAAATCTCCATTTTGATCTTTCATTTTTAGGCACGACACGATTAGGTGCAACATAATAACCTTGATAAGCATGATCAATAAAATTTTTTATTTGTTCAAACAATGTTGGCAAAGGCACTTCTTCATGTTTAACTGCTTTTTTCTTTCCTTCACCATTCACAATACTTTCAATCACACTGTCTAATTCTTCTTTTTTGATTTTGATAATGCTTTGTATACTTCAACAAATGCATTATTAATCAATTTAACATCTTTATCTTTCAATAATTCTCTTAATTCTTTGACTTTCATTGTTCATGTTCCTCTTTAATCTTATTTTTTGTTTCTTTTAACAATTCATAAATCAATTGATGATTTTGAATTCTCATCATATGATCATGCACTTTTATATTTGATAATAAATTCATATGACCATACCAAACAATTTCTTTATCAATTATAGCATAATATTTATATAAAGAGGAAGATGTAATGACATTGATTGCATTTTTCGTTAAAGATTGGATAAGTCTATCAGTCTTTTCTATCATATTTTGAGGATAGGTTGTTGGATCTAAAGTTAAAATAGTTATTGAAACATTTTCTCTCAATTTAGATTGAAAGAGTTTTAAATAATTATTGATATTTTTTTGATTTAAACCTAGGCTTGAAACGATAATACTTTCATTAGCACATTCAATATCTTTATCAAATATTTTTTGATAATCTTCTTTGCCATAAATCATTTGAAGTTCATCTTCGCGAACATGTAAACTTGTGCAAATTTCATATCCCATCTTTTTATATGTTCTCATGCGCTTATGATACATTTTTTCTAATACTCTTACATGCGAATCAATATAATCATAAATAATAACATCTTTTTTTCATCAAAATCTCTATGTAATCGTCCTGAATATTGTTCAACATTACTTTCTACTGATATAGGAACGGTTAAAAATAATGTATCTAATCTTGGAAAATTAAAGCCTTCTCCTACATATTGTGCAGTTGCAACTAAAATAACACTTTCATGATTATCTACATTTTTTAAATTATCACGTAATTGTTGATTGATTTTACGTCCTTTTCCACCAACTAATAGAAAAACATTATCACCAATGTCTTTTAATTGTTCATATAAAAATCTTGCATGTTCTTTAAATTTTGTAATTAAAAGAGGTGTTCGATTCTCTTTAAGCACTTCTTTTATATCTGTAATAATTTGCTGATTTCTCATTTGATCATGAATCAATTTATGATATATTTCATTTAATGTCATTTCCTCACTATGAAATTCAATAAACTGAGTAAAACGTGGAAAAATATAATGATTGATATTTTGGAGCTCCAATCTTTGTTTTGTTGTAAACTGATATCTAATAGGTCCTAATTGCATAAACATTTTTTGTTCTTGTCCGTCTTCTCTTTTGGAGTTGCTGTAAAACCATATACATATTTTGCATTGACTTCATTTAGCAATTCATAAAGCATTGTCGACGCACTATGATGACATTCATCTACAATAATCATACCATAATCTTTCACTAATTCTTTGACTTCACCTTTATTTATCAAAGAATTCACAATAGCAATATCGATTATGCCATTCATAGAATTATGATTGCTATATAGTTTTCCAATAATACTCTTTCGTTTTTTTATCTTTCCTGATGCAGTTGTATATGTAGGTAATTCTTCATCAATATTTAAAAACTTATTTAAATCATCTTCCCAATTATTCATAATTAAATTCGTATGAACAATAATAAGTGTATTGACTTTTCTTTGTGAAATTAAATAAGTTCCAATAACTGTCTTACCAAAAGCAGTTGTTGCATAGCAAATACCAATATCATTCTTTAATAATTCTAAACATGCTTGTTGTTGATTTTCATAGAGTTTTCCAACAAATTCCACATGAACTTTCTTTTGGAAATTTCTATAATCATGAATAACATAAGGTATTTGATTTTCATCTAAGTGGTTTTGAAGCAAAGCTAAACAACCTCTTGGTATACAGAGCCAATAACCTATATCTATTGTGCATTCAATCCATGAATTCATATCTCTTGTTGACAATCCCATGGCTTTTCTTTTAAAAAATTCTTTATTTCTAAAAGTTGCTAAACGTCTTATTTGATTTTGTATTCTAGGTTTCAAATTTCTAGTATCAATATAAACCATATTAGCAAATTGAATAATGACCTTATTATCAACATCTTCTTTATGAAATAATGTTTCTTTTATCCATGGTTTGGATATTGAATAATCATAATCTACCATTGATAACTCTTTATCCTTCCATAGCTTAAGTTTTTCTTCAACAAACTTTAATGGTAGTTTCTTTACATTTTGCAAACATTTCCATTGATCAGGGTAAATATTCCAATTTTCATCTATAAAAACACTATTTTGCTTTTTTAATGCCTGTCCCTGTAAGGGAAGTGCTATTAAATTACCTAAACCATCATCTGATAAATGATCTTGACTAGGAATCATACGATCATATGTCTTAAATGTTTTTAAATTTATAGCCTCTGCTCCTATATTTAATAATGATCTTCCAAAACGTCTAGCAAGAATAGCTGATATAGGTTCATCAAAAAATATCCAAAGATGTGCACCTTTTCCTGAACGTGATCTTTCCACCAAATAATCAATATGATGCAATTGACAAATCTTTCTTAAAGCATTAACTTCTTCTTTCCAACCATTGTCAACATTTTCTCCATCAGTCCCTATTTCATGATTATCAAAATCAAAGACTAATAAATTGGTTGTTTCATCTTCCAACATAGGATATATTCCTATAACGTCATTTCCTTTTAAATCTTTTCCATTAAGATGTTTCATAATAATTCTTTGGTTTAATGGTTTCCATTTTTTATAAGGACAATCTTTACATTTCTTTTTCACATTCATTTTTTTCAAACACATTTCATCTTTCCAAAAGTTCTCACATTGAGGATAATAACCCACTTTACCATCTTTATTCACATGCCTTTGACTATAAACATCTTTTCTTCCTTTGAAAACCCGATAAAATTTAACAGCGTGCTCTGGTGTAATCATCTCTGTTTTAATTGTATTGAATTGATTTTCTTCTTTAAATTTTTGATAAGTAATATGATGATTATCTAAAAGTTGTTCGAGATAACTTATTCTTTTCTTTAGTTGCTTATTTTCATTTTCTAAATTGATATAGTTCTTTGTTTCAATCATAATCATATCCTCTGCCATTATTCTTTATACCTTATATTTTCTCATTAAAATAATCAAAAAACAATCAATATTGTATGAATTGCTTGTCAATAATTGAACAAGAATTTGTTTTGATATGGTGGCATTTATGTTATACTTATGATATGAAAGAAGGTGTGA carries:
- a CDS encoding TIGR02678 family protein encodes the protein MNNKEILLSQRWVLKRNDQERYYQIKDHIKELRNLFQEKAGFSLVSHPQFIRLDKTPGKGEPWMGITQFQYVEEYQIFCYILTFLEDKEVEEQFILSHLCEFVQIQLGVDENYWLQFKHRKMLVNVLKFCIKEQLIIQDDGNSDHFMQDQFVEVLFENTGLSRYFMRNFTADVFEWTYPQDVMENEWISNDNQDRGLIRIQRVYRRLLLSCGIYREDDENDDFSYIRRYRKSIEKDLQQFFPCDLQVYESSAFLILDDDVKVGQMFPKSNALDELVVLCCSQIRKGIKNGDYKIDDRELYIDGKERILKRFKIVIQKQLSYLPATYRQKSLDQLVDMVYQRFMEIGFMSQQDEEIVFYPVVAKLTGEFEEGAS
- a CDS encoding TIGR02677 family protein, with product MKVYDKLVKPIKEVNYLRADNVDRYRLIIRYFFLEYEKIHYWIHKEEVYDEIRQIDGYQDYTLEQCQQDLQQLTQWQNLTASQDSNKVRTIDDFKNKKYRYQLSEYTVEIERMTLRLENLEIEGASLEPTLLERIYQQLSQVKEIVKKESVDVNGWLNLLMNDFVRLNQNYQDYIKTLNSAKAEELMKTTEFLVYKDKIIMYLREFVMTMQNTGSLISSLIKNIDYDDLELIFQKATDYELSIPRIGRELNREDIYQNFKDKWLSLFYWFVGQDGYNEVDHLYDISNEIIRKMTRYAQQISEMINRGSHRKEQYLHIAEIFKKCQDVNEAHCMSAYIFGVEDCLHLNYISRRLSEDIHMGVYQDHPSYIQFDPHSRIVRKKTVRKPAQDYKFERMEQQLMIEAEYAKQMDKIQELIVDNQIDFSSLPVIDSNTRKTLLMWLSKALGQESLSSKTDDGRVYLIDKSQSHHMCEVQCLDGRFIMPQFKIIFKEKSHE
- a CDS encoding TOTE conflict system archaeo-eukaryotic primase domain-containing protein — its product is MIETKNYINLENENKQLKKRISYLEQLLDNHHITYQKFKEENQFNTIKTEMITPEHAVKFYRVFKGRKDVYSQRHVNKDGKVGYYPQCENFWKDEMCLKKMNVKKKCKDCPYKKWKPLNQRIIMKHLNGKDLKGNDVIGIYPMLEDETTNLLVFDFDNHEIGTDGENVDNGWKEEVNALRKICQLHHIDYLVERSRSGKGAHLWIFFDEPISAILARRFGRSLLNIGAEAINLKTFKTYDRMIPSQDHLSDDGLGNLIALPLQGQALKKQNSVFIDENWNIYPDQWKCLQNVKKLPLKFVEEKLKLWKDKELSMVDYDYSISKPWIKETLFHKEDVDNKVIIQFANMVYIDTRNLKPRIQNQIRRLATFRNKEFFKRKAMGLSTRDMNSWIECTIDIGYWLCIPRGCLALLQNHLDENQIPYVIHDYRNFQKKVHVEFVGKLYENQQQACLELLKNDIGICYATTAFGKTVIGTYLISQRKVNTLIIVHTNLIMNNWEDDLNKFLNIDEELPTYTTASGKIKKRKSIIGKLYSNHNSMNGIIDIAIVNSLINKGEVKELVKDYGMIIVDECHHSASTMLYELLNEVNAKYVYGFTATPKEKTDKNKKCLCN